In Fibrobacter sp. UWB2, the following are encoded in one genomic region:
- the pglX gene encoding BREX-1 system adenine-specific DNA-methyltransferase PglX, whose amino-acid sequence MDKNAIKNYAIWARNELIARVSQKALQYGIEKGSVGDPNASTVNGRVLTNVEKQQRSALIQKIRSESFEQVIEEVAYTWFNRFCALRFMEVNDYLPSHVRVFSDDAGAFKPQIMAEAINLEMDGLDMQKVYAFKENDQDGELFKYLVITQCNALNKLLPGMFQRIADYTELLFPDYLLEPNSAVGRLVNDIPEEDWKDAVQIIGWLYQYYNTEPKAKVFKDLDDNIKITKEKIPAATQLFTPDWIVRYMVENSLGRLWLEGHPQHADLLKPKWKYYLDEAEQEDSVKEELAKIRVEYAKIKPQDLRCIDPCEGSGHIVVYMFDVLVQIYMAYGYTATDAVASIVKNNLYGLDIDDRAAQLAYFAVMMKARQYDSRFLNRGIQPHIYSIMESNGFDRNLVEYFENGDEKLTKAMDRLVSELHDAKEYGSILNVTNVDFEALYARFEEIRTDASIYQLPAINTLLPFVQIAQTMAQKYDVVVTNPPYRAVSDCCGKLVDYVIQNFPNSKTDLFSVFIEQCGHLLKKDGLQAMITQHQWMFLGSFKKLRELLLSNCNVINMAHLGVRAFEEIGGEVVQTTSFVLKKSVSSNYNALFLRLTNANSQQSKEDLFLSGQCRYVAQQENFTRIPGSPYAYWASEKVISAFNNLLIGDYGYPKQGFATGNNPRFLRLWFEPDWKKISLKSSLDQPNPDKAKWIPCNKGGGFRRWYGNNNYLANWANDGLEMKSFNGSVIRNPQFYFKEGITWSSLGGQALSMRYSPQGFLFESKGSVCFLKDPNNLKYLLGLTNTKVIDCMLLILSPTLDYHEGPMSRVPMILNKNEKENVDNLVENNIQICKTDWDSFETSWDFAKHPLLPSTPSALIADCYDRWAQECETRFNTLKANEEELNRIFIDIYGLQDELTPDVEDKDVTVRKADLERDIKSLISYAVGCMFGRYSLDVPGLAYAGGDWDASKYKTFEADADNIIPICDDEYFEDDIVGRFIEFVKVVYGESTLEDNLQFIANALGGKGSSREIIRKYFLDDFFKDHCNTYQVTGSGKRPIYWLFDSGKKNGFKCLVYMHRYRPDTIARIRTDYVHEQQSRYDTAIDGINSRLNEVISSNEQVRLKKQLAKLTGQKEELHTYEEKIHHLADQMIPIDLDDGVKVNYAKFKDVLAKIK is encoded by the coding sequence ATGGACAAGAACGCTATTAAGAATTACGCTATTTGGGCTCGTAACGAACTGATTGCACGCGTGAGCCAGAAGGCTTTGCAGTATGGCATCGAGAAAGGTTCCGTGGGCGACCCGAACGCGAGTACGGTGAATGGGCGCGTGCTTACGAATGTCGAAAAACAGCAGCGTTCTGCCTTGATTCAGAAAATCCGCAGCGAGAGTTTTGAGCAGGTGATAGAAGAAGTGGCCTACACCTGGTTCAACCGCTTTTGTGCGCTCCGCTTTATGGAGGTGAACGACTATCTGCCGAGCCATGTTCGCGTGTTCAGCGACGATGCCGGGGCCTTCAAGCCGCAGATTATGGCCGAGGCCATCAACTTGGAGATGGATGGGCTCGACATGCAAAAGGTCTATGCGTTCAAGGAAAACGACCAGGACGGCGAACTCTTCAAGTACCTGGTGATAACGCAGTGCAACGCACTGAACAAGCTGTTGCCGGGCATGTTCCAGAGGATTGCGGACTACACGGAACTGCTTTTCCCGGATTACCTGCTGGAGCCAAACAGTGCCGTGGGCAGGCTCGTGAACGATATTCCCGAAGAGGACTGGAAAGACGCCGTGCAGATTATTGGTTGGCTTTACCAGTATTACAACACGGAACCCAAGGCGAAAGTTTTCAAGGACCTTGACGACAACATCAAGATTACCAAGGAAAAAATACCTGCGGCAACGCAGCTGTTTACTCCGGACTGGATTGTTCGATACATGGTGGAAAACAGCCTTGGCCGCCTGTGGCTCGAAGGTCACCCCCAGCATGCGGACTTGCTCAAGCCCAAGTGGAAGTATTACCTGGACGAGGCCGAACAGGAAGATTCCGTAAAGGAGGAACTTGCAAAAATACGCGTAGAATACGCGAAGATAAAGCCGCAGGATTTACGCTGCATTGACCCTTGCGAGGGAAGCGGCCACATTGTCGTTTATATGTTCGATGTGCTGGTGCAGATTTACATGGCGTATGGCTACACGGCGACCGATGCGGTGGCAAGCATCGTGAAGAACAACCTATACGGTTTGGATATCGATGACCGTGCGGCACAGCTGGCCTACTTTGCCGTGATGATGAAGGCAAGGCAATACGATAGCCGGTTCCTGAATCGCGGAATCCAGCCCCATATCTATTCTATCATGGAGAGCAACGGGTTTGACCGTAACCTGGTGGAGTATTTCGAGAACGGCGACGAAAAATTGACGAAGGCGATGGACCGTTTGGTAAGCGAGTTGCACGATGCCAAGGAATACGGTTCCATATTGAATGTGACCAACGTGGATTTTGAGGCTCTCTATGCCCGATTCGAAGAAATCAGAACGGATGCGAGCATCTACCAGTTGCCTGCCATCAACACGCTTTTGCCCTTTGTGCAGATTGCACAGACCATGGCGCAGAAATACGATGTGGTTGTGACCAATCCGCCATATAGAGCCGTTAGCGATTGCTGCGGAAAACTTGTTGATTATGTTATTCAAAATTTCCCTAATAGTAAAACGGATTTATTTTCTGTATTCATTGAACAATGCGGACATTTATTGAAAAAAGATGGTTTGCAAGCGATGATAACGCAACACCAATGGATGTTTTTGGGAAGTTTCAAGAAATTAAGAGAATTACTGTTATCGAATTGTAATGTTATAAACATGGCTCATTTGGGTGTCCGAGCTTTTGAGGAAATTGGTGGTGAAGTAGTCCAAACGACTTCATTTGTTTTGAAGAAAAGTGTAAGTTCTAATTATAATGCTCTGTTTTTGAGATTGACAAATGCAAATTCGCAACAGAGTAAAGAAGATTTATTTTTGTCTGGTCAATGCCGGTATGTTGCTCAGCAAGAAAATTTCACACGTATTCCAGGGAGTCCATATGCATATTGGGCTTCTGAAAAAGTTATATCGGCTTTTAATAATTTGCTAATAGGTGATTATGGTTATCCAAAACAAGGTTTTGCTACAGGCAATAATCCAAGATTCTTGCGGCTATGGTTTGAACCTGATTGGAAAAAAATTTCATTGAAAAGTTCGTTAGATCAGCCAAATCCTGATAAGGCAAAGTGGATTCCTTGCAATAAAGGAGGTGGTTTTCGTCGATGGTATGGAAACAATAACTACTTGGCAAATTGGGCAAATGACGGACTTGAAATGAAAAGTTTTAATGGCTCTGTCATTCGTAATCCACAATTTTATTTTAAAGAAGGCATTACTTGGTCATCTCTTGGTGGCCAAGCATTATCAATGCGGTATAGTCCGCAAGGTTTTTTATTTGAAAGTAAGGGGTCAGTCTGCTTTTTAAAGGATCCGAACAATCTGAAATATTTACTTGGTTTGACGAATACTAAAGTTATTGACTGTATGTTGTTGATTCTTTCGCCAACACTAGATTATCATGAGGGCCCAATGTCTCGGGTCCCGATGATATTGAACAAGAATGAGAAAGAGAATGTTGATAATTTGGTTGAAAATAATATACAAATATGTAAAACAGACTGGGACTCCTTTGAAACCTCTTGGGACTTCGCGAAGCATCCGCTGTTACCTTCAACACCTTCTGCTTTAATTGCGGATTGTTATGACCGCTGGGCGCAGGAATGCGAAACTCGTTTCAACACGCTCAAGGCCAACGAAGAAGAACTCAACCGCATCTTTATCGACATCTACGGCTTGCAAGACGAGCTTACCCCCGATGTCGAAGACAAGGACGTGACCGTCCGCAAGGCGGACCTTGAACGCGACATCAAGAGCCTTATCAGCTATGCCGTGGGTTGCATGTTCGGCCGCTACAGCCTCGACGTTCCTGGCCTTGCCTACGCCGGCGGCGACTGGGACGCCTCCAAGTACAAGACCTTCGAGGCTGATGCAGACAACATCATCCCGATTTGCGACGACGAATACTTCGAAGACGATATCGTCGGTCGTTTCATTGAATTCGTCAAGGTCGTCTATGGCGAATCTACCCTAGAAGACAACTTGCAGTTCATCGCGAACGCTCTGGGCGGCAAGGGTTCTTCCCGTGAAATCATCCGCAAGTACTTTTTGGACGACTTTTTCAAGGACCACTGCAACACCTACCAGGTTACGGGTTCGGGCAAGCGCCCCATCTACTGGCTGTTCGACAGCGGCAAAAAGAACGGCTTCAAGTGTCTTGTGTATATGCACCGCTACAGGCCCGATACCATCGCCCGTATCCGCACCGACTATGTTCACGAACAGCAGAGCCGCTACGATACCGCTATCGACGGTATCAATTCCCGCCTGAACGAGGTCATCAGTTCTAACGAACAGGTGCGCCTCAAAAAGCAACTTGCCAAGCTGACAGGCCAAAAAGAAGAACTCCACACCTACGAAGAAAAAATCCACCACCTCGCCGACCAGATGATACCCATCGACCTCGATGACGGAGTAAAGGTAAACTACGCCAAGTTCAAGGACGTTCTGGCCAAAATTAAGTAG
- the brxC gene encoding BREX system P-loop protein BrxC has protein sequence MAMIIRDMFRDNINRIIGGVVKVGEKTDAVLAQELEEYVVTRELRKHFAKFFGAYADAFNEPTDNIGVWISGFFGSGKSHFLKILSFILSNVEFGGKKAVDVFRSKWEDPASFMDMDRASKAPTDAILFNIDVEGFTNKDRTAVLRVFAKMFYSFLGFYGEDLKVARLEQYIESEGKTQQFRDAFEKIAGKDWVSARKSALAFKRKAVVQTMSQVLGMSEDEASKWVTDKTETELSIAALVKEIQEYVSQKPKDYRLLFMVDEVGQYVGADTDLLLNLQSLVEEIGSKCQGKVWVVCTGQEAIDEIIKARENEFSRIQARFKTRLSLSSSAADEVIQERILKKTPEAAEALRSIYETNDSVLRNLFSFKDCVLDIKGFTGAEDFARNFPFVPYQFRLLQKVFGEIRKHGNSGTHLAGGERSMLSGFQEAAQRIQNENEFALAPFYLFYDTVSSFLNSDIRRVIERCQEASEKGNGIEAQDVDVLKLLYLIRYVDDVKANLDNIIILMADNIQLDKITKRDEVQKSLDRLLSQNYIGRTGETYNFLTNEEQDIQREIKMTPVDTSDVVGKIGSIIFDQIYDIRKFRYGNGKYDFDFDRFVDNQAISNGSGGMVLQILTAATDVLEKRDNILMSSSSGRAVVVLADIDYYNRLENAIKIRKYIKQRNVTQLPKSMQDIIRSQSDIAASLEQEAMEYISEAIEKAVFFVDGNRIECTGDAKKKLNQALDVLVGHVYRHLGLIEHNYDSDLDLLSILENPTFEGSCPNAAAVAKVEEFLEMKDRQKMTVSMADILRQYGDKPYGWREIDIAAIVATLVSAQKVTIKYAGNTVQPDELAQKLDLLHRKSEVGKTVVSKRISVSGVKIKNAVAFLRDYMHAMSVPNDEDGLVKFIIDNIDLKKNLYDRYKDRYIGHNYPDRGVVSKACDLMEDILSQKSDNIALVDCLLKKQEELLDSRENMEKVVNFFNSQVSVFDSAVKVADDLKDDADYIAENADARHAMEELKSIIEIPASGPYAYGRIPELNELISRIKTAHSEMLKEKRMAVLNTIAENAKLIEDAAQGNSKVAHLVSEAKIFLDARKQKVETLKNLALIDSLIPQITSRVDDYRLRIEEALKPAAAPTTEGGEPPKTEKKYVRVSRQQVFRPKRLESESEIDAYVAEIRKQMLDLLKGNDGIELN, from the coding sequence ATGGCGATGATTATCAGGGACATGTTCAGGGACAATATCAACCGAATCATTGGTGGTGTTGTCAAGGTTGGCGAAAAGACGGATGCAGTTCTTGCCCAAGAACTGGAAGAATACGTCGTGACCCGCGAACTCCGCAAGCATTTTGCCAAGTTCTTTGGGGCCTATGCCGATGCGTTTAACGAACCGACCGATAATATCGGCGTCTGGATATCGGGCTTTTTCGGTTCCGGTAAATCTCATTTCTTGAAAATACTTTCGTTCATTCTTTCGAATGTCGAGTTTGGCGGCAAGAAGGCTGTAGATGTTTTCCGTAGCAAGTGGGAAGATCCGGCGTCGTTCATGGATATGGACAGGGCATCAAAGGCCCCTACCGACGCGATTCTTTTCAACATCGATGTCGAAGGCTTTACGAACAAGGACAGGACTGCCGTCTTGCGCGTTTTTGCCAAGATGTTCTACAGTTTCTTGGGCTTTTATGGCGAAGACTTGAAAGTTGCCCGCTTGGAACAATACATAGAATCCGAAGGCAAGACGCAGCAGTTCCGGGACGCATTTGAAAAGATTGCAGGCAAGGATTGGGTTTCTGCACGTAAGTCGGCTCTTGCGTTCAAGCGTAAGGCAGTTGTGCAAACGATGTCTCAGGTTCTTGGCATGTCCGAAGACGAAGCGTCAAAATGGGTGACCGACAAGACGGAAACGGAGCTCAGCATCGCTGCACTTGTTAAAGAAATTCAGGAATATGTTTCTCAAAAGCCCAAGGATTACCGCCTGCTCTTTATGGTCGATGAAGTCGGCCAGTATGTGGGCGCGGATACCGATTTGCTTTTGAACTTGCAATCGCTTGTCGAAGAAATCGGGAGCAAGTGTCAGGGCAAGGTTTGGGTGGTATGCACCGGGCAAGAGGCGATTGACGAAATCATCAAGGCTCGCGAAAACGAATTCTCCCGAATCCAGGCGCGTTTCAAGACCCGTCTTTCACTGTCGTCCAGTGCGGCAGACGAAGTCATTCAGGAACGTATCCTGAAAAAGACTCCCGAGGCAGCCGAAGCGTTGCGCTCTATTTACGAGACGAACGATTCTGTTTTGCGAAACCTGTTCTCGTTCAAGGATTGCGTGCTTGATATCAAGGGATTCACCGGGGCAGAAGATTTTGCAAGAAATTTCCCGTTTGTTCCATACCAGTTCAGGCTTTTGCAGAAGGTCTTCGGTGAAATTCGCAAGCACGGAAATTCTGGCACCCACTTGGCGGGTGGCGAACGTTCGATGCTTTCGGGGTTCCAGGAGGCGGCTCAACGTATTCAGAACGAAAACGAATTTGCACTTGCGCCGTTCTACCTGTTCTACGATACGGTTAGCAGTTTCTTGAATAGCGATATCCGTCGCGTGATAGAACGTTGCCAGGAAGCATCCGAAAAAGGCAATGGAATTGAGGCGCAAGATGTTGACGTTCTTAAGTTGCTATACCTTATCCGTTATGTAGATGACGTGAAGGCGAACCTCGATAACATCATCATCTTGATGGCGGACAATATACAGCTTGATAAAATTACCAAGCGTGACGAGGTGCAGAAGAGCCTTGACCGTCTGCTTTCGCAGAACTACATTGGTCGCACGGGCGAGACCTACAACTTCCTCACGAACGAGGAACAGGATATCCAGCGAGAAATCAAGATGACACCCGTGGATACTTCTGATGTCGTAGGCAAAATCGGTTCCATTATTTTCGACCAGATATACGACATCCGCAAGTTCCGCTACGGTAATGGCAAATACGATTTCGATTTCGACCGCTTTGTCGATAACCAGGCGATTTCGAACGGGTCCGGCGGCATGGTGTTGCAGATTCTGACGGCTGCAACAGATGTGCTTGAGAAGCGTGACAACATTTTGATGAGCTCGTCTAGCGGCAGGGCAGTGGTAGTGCTTGCCGATATCGACTACTACAACCGCCTTGAAAATGCGATTAAAATCCGCAAGTACATAAAGCAGCGCAACGTGACCCAGCTGCCAAAATCCATGCAGGATATTATCCGCAGCCAGAGCGACATTGCCGCAAGCCTTGAGCAGGAGGCGATGGAGTATATTTCGGAAGCGATTGAAAAGGCCGTTTTCTTTGTCGATGGCAACCGTATAGAATGCACCGGAGATGCCAAGAAAAAACTGAACCAGGCGCTCGATGTATTGGTCGGCCATGTCTATAGGCATCTTGGGCTGATTGAGCACAATTACGATTCCGACTTGGACTTGCTTTCTATTCTTGAAAACCCGACATTCGAAGGTTCTTGCCCTAACGCGGCGGCTGTGGCGAAGGTCGAGGAATTCCTCGAAATGAAGGACCGCCAGAAGATGACGGTCTCCATGGCAGATATTTTGCGTCAATATGGCGATAAGCCTTACGGTTGGCGCGAAATAGACATCGCGGCGATTGTTGCGACTTTGGTGTCTGCGCAGAAGGTGACAATCAAATATGCGGGCAACACGGTGCAGCCCGACGAACTTGCCCAAAAGCTGGACCTGCTTCACCGCAAGAGCGAAGTAGGCAAGACTGTTGTAAGCAAGCGCATTTCAGTATCGGGCGTGAAAATAAAGAATGCCGTTGCGTTCTTGCGCGACTATATGCATGCCATGTCGGTCCCGAACGACGAAGATGGGCTCGTGAAGTTCATCATCGACAATATCGACCTCAAGAAAAATTTGTACGACCGCTATAAAGACCGTTACATCGGCCATAATTACCCCGATCGGGGCGTTGTGAGCAAGGCTTGCGATTTGATGGAAGATATCCTTTCGCAAAAGTCCGACAACATCGCGCTGGTAGATTGTCTCCTGAAAAAACAGGAAGAGTTGCTGGACTCCCGCGAAAACATGGAGAAGGTCGTCAACTTCTTCAATAGTCAGGTGTCGGTGTTCGATTCCGCGGTCAAGGTTGCAGATGACCTGAAAGACGATGCGGACTACATCGCCGAAAATGCGGATGCCCGCCACGCCATGGAAGAACTCAAGTCTATTATTGAAATTCCGGCAAGCGGCCCCTATGCATACGGGCGCATTCCCGAACTGAACGAACTGATATCTCGCATAAAGACGGCCCATAGCGAAATGCTCAAGGAAAAACGTATGGCCGTGCTCAACACCATTGCCGAAAATGCGAAACTGATTGAAGACGCTGCCCAGGGCAATAGCAAGGTGGCACACCTTGTAAGCGAGGCGAAAATATTCCTGGATGCTCGCAAGCAAAAGGTGGAAACCCTCAAGAATCTCGCCTTGATTGACTCCCTGATTCCCCAGATTACGTCTCGTGTGGATGATTATCGTTTGCGGATTGAAGAGGCTTTGAAACCCGCTGCAGCCCCCACGACGGAAGGTGGCGAACCGCCGAAAACCGAAAAAAAATATGTGCGCGTGTCTCGCCAGCAGGTGTTCCGCCCCAAGCGACTCGAAAGCGAAAGCGAAATCGATGCCTACGTGGCCGAAATCCGCAAGCAGATGCTCGATTTGCTGAAAGGTAACGACGGAATTGAACTGAACTAG
- a CDS encoding DUF1788 domain-containing protein, translated as MNDILQRLDRLRTKLQDDDFLHGRGLGNEVNISIFCYEPEDEMVVRHFVAQTVADSSVKCNLIERNLYRIFLSICEDEGIMDEIAGIEAEDGRDYMLENLQRTADNKMFVQKMQYDNHKIGDVLLLTGIGEVYPFMRVHALLEAIQPKFSDIPVVVMYPGKFDGRNLKLFNRFEPNSYYRAFNII; from the coding sequence ATGAACGATATTTTGCAAAGGCTTGACCGGCTACGCACTAAATTGCAAGATGACGATTTCCTGCATGGGCGCGGTCTTGGCAACGAAGTGAATATCAGTATTTTCTGTTACGAACCCGAAGACGAAATGGTAGTTCGCCACTTTGTTGCTCAGACGGTTGCCGACTCATCGGTAAAATGCAACTTGATTGAACGCAACTTGTACCGCATATTCCTTTCTATTTGTGAAGACGAAGGAATTATGGATGAGATTGCAGGCATTGAAGCCGAAGATGGCCGCGATTACATGCTCGAGAACTTGCAACGTACTGCTGACAACAAGATGTTCGTTCAAAAGATGCAATACGATAATCACAAGATAGGCGATGTATTGCTCTTGACGGGTATAGGCGAAGTTTATCCGTTCATGCGGGTGCATGCGCTTTTGGAAGCGATTCAGCCGAAATTTTCGGACATTCCTGTTGTGGTGATGTATCCGGGAAAATTCGACGGACGCAACTTGAAACTTTTCAACCGTTTTGAACCGAATTCCTACTACCGCGCGTTCAATATCATTTAG
- a CDS encoding DUF1819 family protein — protein sequence MAPVLYKASLTREPFLFYEMRTVCRLLEKGMEKTAVVDSVVKKNLFQYPTEKSVRRMARACVARAGGLGTSNLVSVLAHGPVEEAKQVCLYALMKEHRLVLDFMVTVVGEKFRTLDFSWNTKVAANYLMRLKEQNESVASWSDSSTKKIRGVLVGLLVENGYLKNPRAGKLEPVYLYPNLENVIRANDEKNILPAFNCFS from the coding sequence ATGGCCCCAGTTCTTTACAAAGCTTCCTTGACCAGGGAACCCTTTCTTTTCTACGAGATGCGCACGGTGTGCCGTCTCTTGGAGAAGGGTATGGAAAAGACTGCTGTTGTTGATTCTGTCGTAAAAAAGAACTTGTTCCAGTACCCGACTGAAAAGTCGGTCCGGCGTATGGCTCGGGCCTGTGTTGCCCGTGCTGGCGGTCTGGGAACTTCTAATCTTGTTTCAGTATTGGCGCATGGCCCTGTGGAAGAGGCTAAGCAGGTTTGCCTGTATGCTTTGATGAAGGAACATCGGCTGGTGCTGGATTTTATGGTTACTGTTGTTGGCGAAAAATTCAGGACTTTGGATTTCTCGTGGAATACAAAAGTTGCGGCGAATTATTTGATGCGTCTTAAAGAACAGAATGAATCGGTGGCGTCTTGGAGCGATTCCTCGACAAAAAAAATCCGAGGAGTACTGGTTGGGCTCTTGGTCGAAAATGGCTATTTGAAAAATCCACGGGCAGGCAAACTCGAACCGGTTTATTTGTATCCGAATTTGGAAAATGTAATTCGTGCAAATGACGAAAAGAATATTCTTCCTGCATTCAACTGTTTTTCGTAG
- a CDS encoding DUF2971 domain-containing protein, producing MMDDYKNVAAKECVECFCWALRIFLIKCKRPRTFYRYSSISAFKGVVEGNNLWATHWAYLNDAKELKRGIEIAHIVFSRIKQIERFTSNADYFSVLEKYVSKLNNDISFNIDVYVLCFSEEKDKLSLWRGYGNEYNSVVVGYDVANLKTDENNFGLPFIGKVIYDEDEQKKMMLMYLVRYYEMIEEMYKRFPKQKGEIEKIMKRYFLVGILILSLFIKEKCWKEEKEWRMIFLNPDADFLDFKETANGLIPFVKVPIFKDHAIRCIKNICLPKSSNFALREKAVKMLWEKFCEKNDIKKDLKVKESSISIVY from the coding sequence ATGATGGACGATTATAAGAATGTGGCTGCTAAAGAATGTGTCGAGTGCTTTTGTTGGGCGTTAAGAATCTTTTTGATAAAGTGTAAGCGACCAAGAACTTTTTACCGATATTCTTCGATCTCTGCATTTAAAGGTGTTGTTGAAGGTAACAATCTGTGGGCAACGCATTGGGCGTATCTGAATGATGCTAAAGAACTAAAAAGGGGAATTGAAATTGCGCATATCGTTTTTTCAAGGATAAAACAGATAGAGAGGTTTACATCTAATGCTGATTATTTTAGTGTTTTGGAGAAATATGTATCCAAGTTAAATAATGATATTTCGTTTAACATAGATGTTTATGTGCTGTGTTTTTCTGAAGAAAAAGACAAGTTAAGTTTATGGCGTGGATATGGTAATGAATATAATTCGGTTGTTGTTGGTTATGATGTAGCTAATTTAAAAACAGATGAAAATAATTTTGGATTACCTTTTATAGGTAAAGTGATTTATGATGAGGACGAGCAAAAGAAAATGATGCTGATGTATTTAGTGCGGTATTACGAAATGATTGAAGAAATGTATAAAAGATTTCCTAAACAAAAAGGGGAAATAGAAAAAATTATGAAAAGATACTTTCTTGTAGGCATTTTGATTTTATCGCTTTTTATAAAAGAGAAATGTTGGAAAGAAGAAAAAGAGTGGCGAATGATTTTTCTTAATCCTGATGCAGATTTTCTTGATTTTAAAGAAACTGCCAATGGACTTATCCCTTTTGTAAAAGTCCCCATTTTCAAAGATCATGCTATTAGATGCATAAAAAATATTTGTCTTCCAAAATCGTCAAATTTTGCCTTGAGGGAAAAGGCTGTTAAAATGTTATGGGAAAAATTTTGCGAAAAAAATGATATTAAAAAGGATTTAAAAGTAAAAGAGTCTTCGATTTCGATTGTTTATTGA
- a CDS encoding LysR family transcriptional regulator — protein MTLQQLKYAIAIADTRNITEASKRVFISQPSLTAAIHELEEEMGVTIFNRSNKGVTITNEGDEFLSYARQVLEQATLLEDRYKGSKGGNMIFSVSCQHYSFAVNAFVDVIRKFGGPSYDFTLRETQTNEIIDDVAKMKSEMGVLYLSDKNEKVITKLIQKNNLVFEPLFATPLHVFMSSKNPLAKKEKITLADLKPFPYLTYEQGDFNSFYFAEEPLTAIDFDCPRNIKVRDRATLFNLLIGLDGYTICSGVISHKLNGKNIIAKRLDVHDKMTVGYVMRKGVTKSRYAEAYIAALKKHCR, from the coding sequence ATGACTCTACAACAACTTAAATACGCCATTGCTATTGCGGACACGCGAAACATCACCGAAGCGTCTAAGCGAGTGTTTATTTCGCAGCCAAGCCTTACCGCTGCTATCCACGAACTTGAAGAAGAAATGGGTGTCACGATTTTCAACCGCTCCAACAAAGGCGTGACCATCACAAACGAAGGCGATGAATTCCTCTCGTATGCAAGGCAGGTTTTGGAACAGGCGACGCTCTTGGAAGACCGCTATAAAGGCAGCAAGGGCGGCAATATGATTTTCTCCGTCAGTTGCCAGCACTATTCTTTTGCCGTGAATGCGTTTGTCGATGTTATCCGCAAGTTTGGCGGCCCGAGCTACGATTTTACGCTTCGCGAAACGCAAACTAACGAAATCATTGACGATGTCGCCAAAATGAAAAGCGAAATGGGCGTGCTTTACCTCAGTGACAAAAACGAAAAGGTCATCACCAAGCTCATTCAAAAGAACAATCTTGTGTTTGAACCGCTTTTTGCAACACCGCTTCACGTGTTCATGTCATCGAAGAATCCGCTTGCGAAAAAAGAAAAAATCACACTTGCGGATCTCAAACCGTTTCCGTACTTGACCTACGAACAGGGCGATTTCAACTCGTTCTACTTTGCCGAAGAACCGCTCACCGCTATCGATTTCGATTGCCCGCGAAACATCAAAGTCCGCGATCGCGCTACACTTTTCAACTTGCTCATCGGCCTTGACGGCTACACGATTTGCTCTGGTGTCATTAGCCACAAACTCAACGGCAAGAACATCATTGCAAAGCGCCTTGATGTCCACGACAAGATGACCGTCGGTTACGTGATGCGCAAAGGCGTCACCAAATCACGCTATGCCGAAGCGTACATCGCAGCGCTAAAGAAACATTGTCGGTAG